GGGTCTAACTAGGTAGGAGCCATCATCTACGCCAAAGGGGATCATCCACTCAAGTCTGCTTGGCAGTGAGGAAGTTTGGTACAAAGGGGTGATTTCTTCTGTAGGACgcatttttttaagtcaagtcAACCCTGTCCCTAGAACCACTCTCCTTGCTATTTGTAACGAGCCTTTGAAGTCTTAAACCACATATGTAGACCTGCCCTGAAATGCCAAGGATCTCATCGTTATCCTTTCTCCCCTTAAAACATGCAGGTTGATGGCTTTACACATCTCTATGCTCTGATTTTAAGACCCGACCTCACTTATGAAGTGAAGATTGATGGTCAGTCAATTGAATCCGGCGGCATCGAGTATGACTGGAACTTAACATCACTTAAGAAGATGGAGAAGACCTCTGCAGAGTCCAAGGATTGGGAGCAAGTTGAAGATAGCAAATCCCAGGTGTggattttccccccaaaattctaGAGAGTGTGCCAGTGAGGTTTGTAAGTACTCAGGTCCTGTGGGATTGTTGTGATGCTAGTAATCAATCATGATGTCAACATTATCACAAAATGTcttctctgggggcacctgggtggctcagtcagttaagcatccaactcttgatttcagctcaggtcatgatctcatgtttgtgagatggagcctcatgttgggcttccacgttggcatggagcctgcttaagattctctctctctctctctttctctttttttttttttaatttttatttatttatgatagtcacagagagagagaggcagagacacaggcagagggagaagcaggctccatgcaccgggagcctgatgtgggattcgatcctgggtctccaggatcacgccctgggccaaaggcaggcgccaaaccgctgcaccacccagggatccctctatctctttctctctctctctctctctctgctcctctactCTGGCTCCCAGCCACActctttctctgttaaaaaaataataagaacttttaaaaatcgaTCTTTCTAAAAAAAGTGTCTTCCCCAGAGCATCTGCTGCTGATCACAAAGCTTCACCCAGTGATGTAgaatagttttataatatttgagATGAAAgcaagtaaattttattttttaaccaaattttttctaaaaagaaaaaggaaaatgcatcAGCAacctttataaaaatgatttttttgtaatttggaaTTTGAACAAAGTATTTTTTGAGCATCACACTTGTCACTGACAACCAAGAATCCATTACCATAATGGCTACGCATtcgtttcctagggctgccataacaaagtaccaccaaGTAGGTGGCTTAAAATGGCAGAAATGTATTCTCTAATGGTTCTTGAAGGCAAAAGGCAGAAATCTGGGGGTCAGCAGGTTCACACTCCTTCTAAAGGATCCAGGGGATAATCTGTCCttgtttcttccagcttctgtTGGCTCCAGGAGTTTCTTGGCTGGTAGACATcattccctgcctctgcctcctcatAGTCTTCTCTTCTtgtgttctttctgtctcttataaaGATGTTTGCCCTTGGGTTTAGAACCCACTGGATAATCCATAATGGCCGGCCTTCAGATCCTTTTCTCATTATAAGCTCGCATTCCAAGATTCTGAGATTTAGGATGTGGACAAACCATTCCTGGGAACCACCGCTCAACCCACTGCGAGCTAccttctgtcttgttttgttttcagtttgtgtTTATTGttgcaacattttattttgaacatcAAGCACCACACCAAACCCATGAGCCATTTATCTTAAGACAATTGTCTTTGCCATAACTAAAAGTACTGGACTatgtggtttgttgtttttttttttttttttaagatttaagagtGATAGCGAGAGCCAGAGAGAGATAGcataagagggagagggagagagaatatgaggCAGACtcccatgctgagtgcagagcgtgacacagggctccatctcaccaccctgagatcacgacctgagccaaaaccaagagtcagtcacttaacagactgtgccacccaggcaccactggaCTGTGTTTACAATTAATTTCGGCAACTTAAAACTGATCGGTTGCACTGTTGATGATCAAATATGCCATCATGGACAATGTaatcagtaaaacaaaagaacaaagtttctccctcccttgcttaccttcaaaacagaacaaaatagtaGTTTTCACCTGGAAAGAgcacttactttatttttttaaaagattttatttattcatgagagacacacacacacacacagatataggcagagggagaagcaggctccctgtggggagctgatgagggactcaatcccaggaccctgggatcacaacctgagccaaaggcagttgctcaaccactgagccactcggatGCCCCAAgagcacttatttatttatttatttatttatttagagcactTACTTTAAACAAGGCAGAGAATGGCAAAGGAACTGAACCTGCAGCCCTCTGGGTGTGCAGAAGACAAGGTCTTGGGGTGAAAGTCCTGGATGCCTGAGTGCCAGCTAGCAGGGCTATGTGTCTCAGGGCCGAATGTCCGCAAGCGGGATCCCTGGTGGAGCCTAATCAACCTTTCAAAAGCTGGCCTCCAGACTGGCTGTGTTTTGTCCATATGTTTGGTTCCGTGTGAGTTCCTCAACAAATTAGTTCATGATGACATTATGATTTAATTGCCCGCAATCATAAGGAGCCAGCGACTCAGATTGAATTGTAACCGTTTCCTGGTCCCAGCACAAGAATGGTTCATCTGTTTCCAGCTGGGGTAGGGGCCAAAAGCAGTAGGGGAGGTGACCAAATCCTGGGTACCAATCATTGAGAAGTATTACATATCATGGAAAAGCCACAGTCTAAATGCAAAATGTTACTGTTTTTCAGTTATTCTAAAAGAGAAAGTATCTTTATATACAACGTTTATGTGTTTATGTTATCTGAATATTAATCCATAGCAccttttcttcatccatttattcaaatatttgttcaatacTACTAAGCCACATATATACAGAGATGTGTATGTattatgtacatgtgtatatatgtgtattacatgtgtgtatgtgtacgtgtACCATACATGTGTATTATGGATGTGTATACAGATGTGTTCATATGTATCATATGCctgcatatgtgcatatatgtgtacatatgtatctatatgtGTATAGTGTGActgtttatgtatatatagagaagGTCTATATAACATAACTGCTTTTCTCCTGCTACCCCAGATAAGTCTTGGAACATTCCTTGGTGGTCCAGCTTCTCTGGAACATTCCATGTATGAGTGCTATGTAGAAAAACCACCTAACCAGTAGTGACTGTGTGGCCCCTCACTTCTCATTCCCttttggcccatttttttttttttttagatttatttacttattttagagagaatttgtgcaagtgggagggaggggcatagagagagagggagacaagcagactctgtgctgagcagggagcccggcacagggctcaatcccaggaccctgagatcatgacctgagctgaagccaggagtcggccatttaactgactgagccacacaggcgccccttgTCCCCTCATTTTAATTTCAGCCACTATTTTGAGTTTCGCCCACTGTTGTTCCTCTCACCAGCGTGGGAACGGTAGTGTAATCATGCCAAGGCTTATGGGAAAAATCCTGGCAGGGTGTGGCCCCCTGAGACCCTCGGTGGGACTGGGAACTGAGCACTTGGCCCTTTAACCACCAAATTGATTGCGATCAATGCCATGGACCCACTCCTGACTCTTGGTAGGCaagaatttcttttctcaaatctGGGAATCAGGTTTTTTTCTTACACACATTTAAGGACTGGGAGAAACATTTTCTGGATGCCAGTGCAAGCAAGCCAAGTGACTGGAATAGTGAGCTGGATGGGGACTGGCAGGCACCCATGCTACAGAAGCCTCCATACCAGGTACGTGGCACCTTCTCCCTGGGATGACCCTCCCTGGCCTTGGCCTGCATCCTTTGGGGTCACCACTTAGAGTTTGTTGTTGCAGGATGGCCTGAAACCAGAGGGTATAGACAAAGACATTTGGCTCCACCAGAAGATGAAAAACACCAACTATTTGACAGAATATGACCTCTCCGAATTTGAGAACATTGGTGCCATTGGACTGGAGCTTTGGCAGgtcatgtgggttttttttttttgagatttatttatttattcattcatgagagagacagaccgaggcagagacataggcagagggagaagcaggctccctgcggagtctgacgcgggactcgatcccaggaccccgggaacatgacttgagccaaaggcagatgttcaaccaatgAGCCAACCGGGTACCCCTGATCATGTGGTTTTAAGTTTGCTGTAGTTTGAGGACTCTGAGCATCGGCCTAAACTCCTTCATTAATATAGCTGGTACTGTGTGCCTGGCGCCCATACCTGGATCCGAGACATACAGTGCAGACAAAACAGATATCCTTTCTGCCCTCTGGGCACTTCCTAGCTGCCGCCCTGCCCCCTGGGAATTCGTCACTCTTCTGTTTGGGTGGTGCTGCCACTGCTGGCCATGGCCTACTTTGCCCAGTAAGGTTCTCGGGCAGCAGTTGGCAACCATTGTGGAATGCTCAGGTCACTTGGGTGCTCTTCCAAGTCTCCATGCCCAGATAGCACTGAGGACCAGTTAAATCAGCATGCCCAGGGGTAAGGACAGGCATCAGGAGTTTCTAAAATGTTGTTGGCAATCCCAATATGcagctaagatttttttaaagattttatttatttatttatttatttatttatttatttatttatttatttatgagagagagagggagagagagaagcatgaacaggaggaggaggcagaaggagagggagaagcaggctcccagctgagcagagagctgcccgtggggcttgatcccaggactctgggatcatgacctgagctgaaggtagatgcttaaccaactgacgcACCCAGTGCCCCAATATGCAGCTAAGTTTCAGAACCAGTACCTGAGAGGGAACAGGACGTTTTAGAAATGGGTTTAAGCAGGTGCTACTGTCAAGGGTCAATCACTGTGATGGCACTGAGCCAAATACAACTGTTTCTTGGTGGAACGCTGCCATATTCCTCCCACAGTAAGGAAGGCCTCATTTTCATCCACAGGTGAGATCAGGAACCATCTTCGATAACTTCCTGATCACAGATGACGAAGAGTATGCTGAGAATTTTGGCAAGGCTACTTGGGGGGAAACAAAGGTACAGTGCACACAATGAACTTTttgttcattattcatttatgtcTGTACTTGAGTCTAACATACAGGAAAGGGCTTGATGACTTTTCAATAGTGAACATCCCACCCAGATCAAGATACAGAACGTTAGCTGGGTTCCGGGAACCTCCTTGCATCCCCTCCCAACTGCCACCCGTCCCCAAAGGAACTACCACCACACAACAATTTGACTTCCTTTTGAAATTTGTATAAATGGAGCCACCTGATATTTACTCATCTGGGCAGTGGTGTGAGATTCATATTATCAAATATGGCAGCAGCTCAGTTTTAGCGTGTGAATATTTCAGAAGGTAGGTACCCATTCTCTGTTGATGTGGCTCTGGATTGCTTCCAGCTTGTGGCCTCATGAATAAAGCCATTACCATCATTCATGTGTATGCCCAGGAGAGGACAGGCTGGGTCACAAGATCCCACGCAGCCAGTTTTCAAGGTGTCATCCTATTTTCTGCTTCCTTGTGCGGTAGGTGAGAGTCTCAGTTTACCCACATCTTTGGCTATTGCTTGGTACTATTGTTAGTTGTTGACGAGTCAGATTTCTGAAGTATAATTTAGATACTGCAAGACACTCTTTTTTAGTGGAGAGGCCTGTGAGTTTTGGCAAATGAATCCAGTtgtgaaaccaccaccaccaatctaGATGTAGAAGAGTGTCATCACCCTTAAACTCTCCTTGGGCCCTTGGTAGCCAGACCCTCTCCCACTCCAGGCCTCCACTGATCTGGTATCTGCCCCTATTGTCTCACCTTTTCCAGAGTGTCCTTAAATGGATTGACCTAGCATGCGGTCTTTTTTGAGCCTACTTCTCAAGCATAATGTGTCTGGGATCCGTCCATGTTGTTGGGGTAGCAGTCAGTAGTTAGTTTCTTTGTATTGCTGAGGGGTTTTTATCTGTTCACCAGCTGGCAGacaattgggttgtttccagtcttCGACAGatgaaggaataataataataaataataataaatattattattataattataatattattataataataaatatttgcttacattttgtgtgtgtgtgtgtatgtgtgtgcttttaGTTCTTTGGGATAAATAGCCAGGAAGAGCTGAGTCCGACAATAGATATTTAACCCCATAAGAAACTGCCAGGCTGTTCCCAAGGGCGCTGTGCTGTCTCCCATCCTCACCGGTGCTGGGGAGTGGGAGTGTCTCTAGGTAGGTAGTAGTAGCTCCAGTTTTAGCTTTAGTTGTGTTACCCTGATGACAAATGAAGGTTGGCACTGTTTTATGGCTTTTGTGGCCATCCAGACATCCTCTTTTGTGAAATGCCTGTGTTTTACTTattgttttaattgaagtacagttggcatacaatattatattagttttgggtgtacaacatagtgattcaacatgtatatacattatgaaatgcttgCCACCATAACtcgctaccatctgtcaccatacaaagttattacaatatcattgactatattctctatgctccACATGACATCCCCataactgacttattttataactggaactttATACCTTTCGaccccccttcacccatttcactcacCCCCTaaccctgcctctggcaaccatcaatgtgttctctgtttctgtaagttcatttttaaagaacaatccatataaatgagatcatatggcatttgtttttctttgtcttacttatttcacttagcataatgctctcatggtgttgcaaatggcaagatctcattctttttttatggctgagtaatattctactgtgtgtgtatgtagacaCACACGTAcgtacacatacatatttatcacattttcttcatctgtcgatggataGTTGGGTTGCTCTCgtgtcttggctattgcaaataacaCTGccataaacatgggggtgcagatgtCTTTTTGAGATAGTATTTTCATGTTCTTCAGATAAATagccagaagtagaattactggctTATATggtattgctatttttaaatttggagagGGTGTCATATTGTTTTCTGTAGTGATTGTACCAAtatacattctcaccaacagtgtaggagggaaCCCTCTTCCCTACATCCTTGGCCAACACTGCTTATGTAGTATTTTTTTGGTACTAGCCACTCTAACAGGTATGAGttaatatcccattgtggttttatttttttaattaattaattaatttatttatgatagtcacagagagagagagagagagagagaggcagagacataggcagagggagaagcaggctccatgcaccgggagcccgacgtgggattcaatcccaggtctccaggatcacgccctgggccaaaggcaggcgccaaaccactgcgccacccagggatcccatcccattgtggttttaatatgcCTTTccctgggacgcttgggtggctcagtggtttagcgcctgccttcagcccagggtgtgatcctacagtcccaggatcaagtcccacattgggctccctgcatggagcctgcttctccctctacctgtgtctctgtctctgtctctctctctgtgtgtctctcatgaataaataaaaatcttttacaaaaatattatgcctttccctgacgatgagtgctgttgagcatcttttcctgtgcctgTCAGccttctgtatgtattttttggaAAACGTCcgttcagatcctctgcccattttttaatcagacttttttttgctattaagttgtataagttcttatACCTCgggtattaatcccttatcagatatgacTTGCAactatttttctcccattcagtaggttaccttttcattttgctgatggtgAGCCATTTATTCTCAAATCTGATTTCTGCTGCAAAGCTTTACTAAAGTTCTTCAAGAACAACTTTGGAAACCTTCTTGATGTGCCTGTACCCCTAGCCCTTCTGTTGGTCCCATGTGCCTGAGCTTTCTCAGTTAGGCTCAGAGGACTCCTTCATTGCCTATCCACTGCTCAGCTTATTGAAGGATGGGGGCCCAGATACTCTGGGAATAGAAAGAAGTGGAGGGGGTTGTATTTATTCCCTGTGACTCTTGCAAcaattaccacaaactggatggcttgaaacaacacaaatttatcacctcacagttctggaggccagaagtccaaaatccagtatcactgggctaaaatcaaggccTTAGCAGGGCAACGCTCCCACCAAAGGCTCTAGGGGAGCATCCTTCTTTCGCTTCTTGCAGCTGCTGGTGGCTCCTGATGCTGCTTGGTTTGTGGCCACGTGGCTCtaatttctgcctctgtcttcacattggTCTGTTCTTCTTGTATCTTTGTATGTATcaagtctctctctgcctgtatcccATGAGGACACTGGTGATGGAAGTTAGGGTTTgggataatcttcccatctcaacaTGCTTAACTTAATCATATTTGCAAAGAGCCCTTTCCCAGAGAAGGTCTAGGGATTAGGGCCTGGCATCCTCAGGGTAGGGGGGTGCGGTTCATCCAAGCTGCCCCTGGGGCAGTGTGGAGGCTTGCaagaaggcagaggcaggctgAATGTGGACACCCAGTCCACTCCCTGGAAACATAACCCCCAGCAGCTAATGTCTCATGTCTCTGTTTATTTCTCCAAGGGCCCCGAAAGGGAGATGGATGCCATACAGGCCAAGGAGGAAGTGAAGAAGGCCCGTGAGGAAGATGAGCAGGACTTGCTGATGGGCAGGTTTGGTGGgcaagaaaacattttccagagATTTCATAAGAGGGATGAACTTTAGTCATTCCCACCTCAGATAAAGATGACTGGTAAAACCTTGCCTTTACTTTAATCGACATGTAAAAGTGCAAATGTCAACATACGTGGTAATTTGTCCAGTTTTCTTTGAAAACGTTCCTATGCTTCTCAGTGGGGTTGGCCTGGTGTTCCGTCAGCCTCAGCCCTGCGTACCAACATGTTGTCTCTCGACAAACCTGAATGCTAGGAGTCAGAGGCCGGTAAGGGTCTGGCCAAAGATACGATGCTCTTTCCTGAGCccctaaaatgttttataaataaaagttggtaaaacatatttttaaaaaggaaaaatgatgccTTATTTCTTCAGGCTGCAAATTACCAACAGCATATGCTAACCTTTTCCAATATGAAAACTTTACACAACATCATTAGTGTAGAAAGGTTTTGCAGGCTTCACCTGTACACTGGTTATTTTGGAAAACCCGGATGTGTGTGCACAGACCTTTGACATGCCATACAGAAGCCActgcttcttttccctctgtgaCCCACTTCTGTGGCCTTTTGTTCTCTGTACGACAGAggaatgaaattcattttctcaagtGAAAATAGTAATTACTTCTCACTTCAATTTTTTTGCCTTGAtcaaataatttgctttttattattattattttttaaagattttatttattcattcatagagacacatagagagagaggcagagacacaggcagagggagaagcaggcatcatgcagacaacctgacgtgggactcaatccagggtccccaggatcacaatctgggctgcaggcggcactaaaccgctgcgctacagGGGCCGCccaataatttgctttttaaaagtcatgcaTAAcagtcttctgattttttaaaaaatattttatttatttattcatgagagacacacacagagagagagaaagaggtagagacacaggcggagggagaaacaggccccatgcagggagcccgacatgggactccatcctgggtctccaggatcacgccctgggctgaaggtggcgctaaaccgctgagccacccaggctgccctagtctTCTGATTTGAAGGCAACTTTTTTCATACAGAAATCTGTGTTGGAAGATATAAAATTTAGGACACTAAATTTGGACACTGGAATTTGGAATCCAGTGATATTACAAATAAGCTGGATACATTCGAAATTATATATGGCATGTTGCTGGATGATCAATGTGGAAAGTCTGCCTATGAAGTGAAATTCTGGCAAGTTTTGTTCTCACTTTGGCTGAAGTTGGCAGACCTTCAAAtgtggactaaaaaaaaaattatttttagagagagagtgcgcatgtGCGCGTGCTCACACTCATGCATGTGAgttggtgggggttggggggcagagggaatctcaagcaagTCCcccgctcagcacagagcctgatgaggggcctCTCTcaccaaccctgagatcatgacctgagccaaaatcaggagttggatgcccaactgagtgagccacccagcttCCCCTAAATGTGGACTTTTTGACTGATGGCTAATGGTTTCTTGGGGGTTGGTTATCACTCTCAGAAATGAAAGACTCACTTCCATGAAGTGCAGGGATGGGATTCAACAGTCTACCTCTTTAATCTCTGAACCAGGTAAGAAGCTACTGAGGAAAGAACtgaggaaagaagcagaaacaggttTAGAGGGAAAATGCTGGAAATAGTTGTATGAAGTTGGGTCAGACCAGCTCAGATCCCGCAGAGCTCATCTCCTGGAGCAGTGCCATCCTGGGGAACTTTTCTGTGAAGATAGAGATGTTTCCCACTTGCACTGGCCAGTATGGTGGCCACTGGCCACACGTGAtcccttgaaatgtggctagtgggATTgaggaatgattttttaaaaagattaataaacactggttttagagtagttttaggttcactgCAAAACTGCAGAAAGCACAAAGAGTACCCATATGCTCCCACTTGTACACCACACATCCTCCCCCACTATCAATATCTCACAACATGGTGGTACAGTTGTCACAATCATTACCtcccagagtccatagtttacattaggattcactccTGGTGTTGTACATTCCATGGAGAAATGGGTTTTTAACcttatttaattgtaattaattcaAATTGCCACTTGGACACACATGATGTATGGCCACCATGTTGGACAGTGTAGCTCTGGACTCTGACGAGAAAGGTTGCAGGATGGTGGCTCACTGCCCGGTGTGGTGGGTACAGGAGGAAAAGGGAATCACAGGCCGCTAGCTGGGTGGGACTCATAGCATCAAGCTTCTGTTTCCAGGCATGGATGATGCAGGAGAGTCTCTGTGGTCATTGCCTCTGTAGGTTCTGACACTAAGGCTGGAAGCCTGCATATGACAGACATTTCACAGACACCCTTACCCATTGGTTTCCTGTCATGTTCTGTCACAAAGACgcaggaaggcaggcagagaggagaggcctttttttttttttttttcttttttcaggctTCTGCCAGCACCTTAGGCAGTGGTGAGAAAAAACATCAGTGACTTTAGCAATGGCAAAACAGCAGTAGCTGGGTTCCTGCTCATGGCCCAGTGATGATGGGTTTTGGGTaacacttttttcccttttgacctTTAGCCCTAGAAGGGCTAGCAGTTTCCTGCAGTTACTAGTCTTTAGGTAACCTTATATTCCTGTTCTGTTTTTCCCAAACTTTTACACTTATTCTCCTATATCAAATGGTCCTCTGCCTGAAATATCTAGAATGACATGACGTTTCCTTATGGAACACAGACTGATAAAGGAGTCAAGACAGCTAAAAGCCTCTATTACCACACCTGGACCACTGCTCTGGCTTTTCAGCTGGCCcacccccatccatccatccatcgatgCTCAGGCCACTTTGCCTGCTGCATTGAGAGTCACCATTCTAGAACACAAATCTGATTGTGTTCAAACCCTCTGGTGGCTTCCCATTGCTCTTTACATATTGAACGGAAGGGTAAAGGAGCATGCTAAGCTTGAAAACTTGGAACTAAGACTGCAAAACAGTCTCAAGAGAGGATCAGATGACACATGGTCTTATCTCATTGCTATTGGCTCATGGGTGTCTCATTAAGACCAGCAGCAGCTTGACTCCAAAATGGAGGAGGTGGACAGGAACCTGTGCCCCACCCCTGCGATCACATGGCCTCCTGGCTTGCCTGCCTAAGACACGGTTGCCTGGCTAGGTTTACTGTGCGACCATCACAGGAGGCCAGGCAAGGGAGGCCCACCTGCCCTAAGGAAACCTTGTGCCACTGTGGTCAGCTGCTTGGCTGCCCTGTTGGTGGAAACTAGCCACAGATGAGTGTGTGTCCCTAGGCAATAGAAGACAAAACATCTAAAGCAATAAATGTCCCCTCCAGTATCGGTTCTCCAGGAAACATCAGGcccagctctgtgccaggcacagtgtgaGACGTGGAGGGGGAATAACAGCAAACACCTATTACCATCCCCTCTTTTCAGAAGGGGACTGGGGGCTCAGAGAAAGTACTTAGGTGACTTGCCAAGGTCACTGTGCCAGAAAGTGGCAGTTGGgaacttaacacacacacacccctatccTAGAAACAGGGAGCGTTTGGGCACCGCGGGGTTCCTGACCCTCTGCGGGGTGGGCAACAACTCCCCACAAGGCGTTTGGCAGGTGCACCGGGAAGGGGATGAACGAGAGCGCGTCAGACTTAGGCAGCGGGCCGGGCCGCGGGTAAGTGAGCAGGTGAGCTTGGCGCGCGCTGGGGGTCCTGCgctcctccccggccccgcccccgcccccgccccctcccggctGGGCTAGGCGTGaacggccccgcccccggccccgcccccggccccgccccctggtgTTCGGTTGCGCGTGCGCAGCCCCGCTTCGGCCCCGCCCTCGCCCGGACCCAGCTGCGCGCGCACCGCCCCTCGCCCCCGTGCGCACGCGCGGCACCGCCCCCGTCTCCCCGGCGCTCGGAGCCCGAGTCCGCGGGAAGATGGCGGCTCCGCTCAT
This window of the Canis lupus dingo isolate Sandy chromosome 20, ASM325472v2, whole genome shotgun sequence genome carries:
- the CALR3 gene encoding calreticulin-3 isoform X2, whose translation is MPTFQGLQTTQNGRFYAISARFKPFSNKGKTLVIQYTVKHEQKMDCGGGYIKVFPADVDQKNLNGKSQYYIMFGPDICGFDIRKVHVILHFKNQYHSNKKSIRCKVDGFTHLYALILRPDLTYEVKIDGQSIESGGIEYDWNLTSLKKMEKTSAESKDWEQVEDSKSQDWEKHFLDASASKPSDWNSELDGDWQAPMLQKPPYQDGLKPEGIDKDIWLHQKMKNTNYLTEYDLSEFENIGAIGLELWQVRSGTIFDNFLITDDEEYAENFGKATWGETKGPEREMDAIQAKEEVKKAREEDEQDLLMGRFGGQENIFQRFHKRDEL
- the CALR3 gene encoding calreticulin-3 isoform X1, which gives rise to MALVHVPLWAVCMLRVALATVYFQEEFLDGEHWRNRWVQSTNDSQIGHFRLSSGKFYGHKEKDKGLQTTQNGRFYAISARFKPFSNKGKTLVIQYTVKHEQKMDCGGGYIKVFPADVDQKNLNGKSQYYIMFGPDICGFDIRKVHVILHFKNQYHSNKKSIRCKVDGFTHLYALILRPDLTYEVKIDGQSIESGGIEYDWNLTSLKKMEKTSAESKDWEQVEDSKSQDWEKHFLDASASKPSDWNSELDGDWQAPMLQKPPYQDGLKPEGIDKDIWLHQKMKNTNYLTEYDLSEFENIGAIGLELWQVRSGTIFDNFLITDDEEYAENFGKATWGETKGPEREMDAIQAKEEVKKAREEDEQDLLMGRFGGQENIFQRFHKRDEL